The Thalassotalea sp. HSM 43 genome window below encodes:
- the mobA gene encoding molybdenum cofactor guanylyltransferase, which produces MEFQYECLGVVLAGGQSQRMGQNKALLNLEDSTLKQRSVNLLQQCGVDKVVVSGANSGGAPDLISNAGPLGGIYSIINTYRPASILVLPVDMPMMDAKHLQQLRIKGALANKISYFNESALPAYIPVSAPFIDFLNDSFAHGQFKANSKAPSLRQAFSKASSQSIALQDGKLLFNTNTPQEFEQAKKMLGKSAFSRPIE; this is translated from the coding sequence ATGGAATTTCAATACGAATGCCTTGGTGTCGTCCTTGCTGGCGGTCAATCACAGCGCATGGGGCAAAATAAAGCCTTATTAAACCTTGAAGATAGTACGCTAAAACAACGCAGTGTTAATCTATTACAACAATGCGGCGTCGACAAAGTCGTGGTATCCGGCGCAAACAGCGGCGGAGCGCCTGATTTGATCAGCAACGCCGGCCCGCTTGGCGGCATTTATTCGATCATCAACACCTATCGACCAGCAAGCATATTGGTCTTGCCCGTTGATATGCCAATGATGGACGCCAAGCATTTGCAACAACTACGAATTAAAGGTGCATTGGCCAACAAGATCAGTTATTTCAATGAAAGCGCACTACCGGCGTACATTCCCGTTAGTGCACCATTTATTGACTTTCTCAATGATAGCTTTGCCCATGGCCAGTTTAAAGCGAACAGTAAAGCGCCCTCATTAAGACAAGCATTTTCAAAAGCCAGCAGTCAATCTATCGCTCTACAAGATGGCAAACTATTGTTTAACACCAATACGCCACAAGAGTTTGAGCAGGCAAAAAAAATGCTTGGTAAATCCGCCTTTTCTAGGCCAATAGAATAA
- the moaB gene encoding molybdenum cofactor biosynthesis protein B gives MSSHASEQFTALNIAVLTVSDTRNEQTDTSGKALVDRLERAGHTLAAKTIVKDDVYQLRAAVSNWIADDNIHVIISTGGTGFSQRDNTPEAISVLFDKAVEGFGELFRYISYKEIGTSTIQSRAFAGMANKTVIFCVPGSTNACKTAWDKIIAEQLDAEHKPCNFAPHLNLSDACQTRG, from the coding sequence ATGTCTTCTCATGCGAGCGAACAATTTACAGCACTTAACATTGCCGTTTTAACGGTATCAGATACCCGCAATGAACAAACCGACACCTCGGGCAAAGCCCTAGTCGACAGGTTAGAGCGCGCCGGTCACACATTGGCCGCTAAAACCATCGTCAAAGATGATGTATATCAACTAAGAGCCGCCGTTTCGAACTGGATAGCCGATGATAATATCCACGTTATTATCTCAACAGGTGGCACAGGTTTTAGTCAACGAGACAATACCCCCGAAGCGATAAGTGTGTTATTTGATAAAGCCGTTGAAGGCTTTGGCGAGCTGTTTCGCTATATCTCATATAAAGAAATTGGCACCTCGACCATTCAATCAAGAGCCTTTGCTGGCATGGCTAATAAAACCGTCATTTTTTGTGTACCAGGCTCAACCAACGCATGTAAAACCGCATGGGACAAAATCATAGCGGAACAATTGGATGCAGAGCATAAACCTTGTAATTTTGCACCGCATTTAAATTTGTCTGATGCCTGTCAAACGCGAGGTTAA
- the moaC gene encoding cyclic pyranopterin monophosphate synthase MoaC: MAELSHLNQQGEANMVDVSAKPISAREARAEAYISMSEQTLQLISKGEHRKGDVFAVARIAGIQAAKKCSDLIPLCHPLMLSKVQVDFQILPETNQVRIETMCRLSGQTGVEMEALTAASVAALTLFDMCKAVDPAMVIDGTRVLEKQGGKTGHWQAQP, from the coding sequence ATGGCAGAGCTAAGTCATTTAAATCAGCAAGGCGAAGCCAACATGGTCGATGTTAGTGCTAAGCCTATCAGTGCGCGTGAAGCGCGAGCAGAAGCGTATATCAGTATGAGCGAACAAACGTTACAACTGATCAGTAAAGGTGAGCACCGCAAAGGCGATGTGTTTGCTGTCGCTCGAATTGCCGGTATTCAAGCGGCAAAGAAATGCAGTGATTTGATCCCTTTATGCCACCCTTTGATGTTGTCCAAAGTACAAGTGGATTTTCAAATTCTGCCTGAAACCAATCAAGTACGGATCGAAACCATGTGCCGCCTAAGTGGCCAAACAGGCGTAGAAATGGAAGCACTTACCGCTGCCAGTGTTGCTGCTCTGACCTTATTCGATATGTGTAAAGCGGTTGATCCCGCGATGGTGATCGATGGCACTCGGGTTTTGGAAAAGCAAGGCGGCAAAACCGGCCATTGGCAAGCTCAGCCGTAG
- the moaD gene encoding molybdopterin converting factor subunit 1 encodes MMIIDVLFFAAVRESLDCPQLQLELGDEQQTLQQIKQQLAQRGEAWQKVFNDRNLMQAVNQVMVNDDSLVINSGDTLAFFPPVTGG; translated from the coding sequence ATGATGATCATTGATGTGTTATTTTTTGCCGCAGTAAGAGAATCATTGGATTGCCCACAACTGCAACTCGAGCTAGGCGATGAACAACAAACCTTGCAGCAAATAAAGCAACAATTGGCGCAACGTGGCGAGGCTTGGCAGAAAGTATTTAATGACCGTAATTTAATGCAAGCGGTTAATCAGGTAATGGTTAATGACGACAGTCTGGTCATAAATAGCGGTGATACTTTGGCTTTCTTTCCACCGGTCACGGGTGGCTAG
- the moaE gene encoding molybdopterin synthase catalytic subunit MoaE codes for MANIIIKVQQQDFDFASEVDILEAHNQSDGALVTFVGRVRNNNDGEQISQLTLEHYPGMTEQCLQHIAEQACQRWQLGRITIIHRVGDLAVGDKIVFVGVTSKHRKDAYQGNEFIMDYLKVNAPFWKKENTSRGERWVSAKHSDNQEANKW; via the coding sequence ATGGCTAATATCATTATTAAAGTGCAACAACAAGACTTTGATTTTGCCTCAGAAGTTGATATTTTAGAGGCGCATAACCAGAGCGATGGCGCACTGGTTACTTTTGTCGGTCGAGTCCGCAACAACAATGACGGCGAACAAATCAGTCAATTGACCTTGGAGCATTATCCAGGCATGACAGAACAATGTTTGCAGCACATAGCCGAGCAAGCGTGCCAGCGTTGGCAGCTAGGTCGCATTACCATCATTCATCGCGTTGGCGACTTAGCGGTAGGTGACAAAATTGTTTTTGTTGGCGTCACCAGCAAACACCGAAAAGATGCCTACCAAGGCAACGAATTTATAATGGATTATCTCAAAGTAAACGCGCCATTCTGGAAAAAAGAAAACACATCCCGCGGTGAACGCTGGGTAAGTGCCAAACATTCAGATAATCAAGAGGCTAATAAATGGTAA
- the modA gene encoding molybdate ABC transporter substrate-binding protein, translating to MVTIRLLLLCIATFASTHSIAFNNDTLRVASSANFAKPVEALLAEFAKQHPHRPMISVASTGVLYQQLRHGAPFDIFFAADIRRPQLLEQQGLIEEHHRKTYAIGQIALWSNTQKGPISLADLQDYKGRIAMAAPHLAPYGNAAKQVLVKRNLWRYFHQQLITGNNINQTYQQTLTGAVDYGFISYSQLLTSTQGNGVLIDNSLHTPLEQQVVVLKNAANLELARKFYQYVLSEQGQKIIADFGYLTADKATDAVPVSDQADSLPPNNGTKPATQTKKTQ from the coding sequence ATGGTAACCATTAGGTTATTGTTATTGTGTATCGCAACCTTTGCTAGTACCCACAGTATCGCTTTCAACAACGACACACTCAGAGTGGCGAGCTCCGCCAATTTTGCCAAACCCGTAGAAGCATTGTTGGCCGAATTTGCCAAACAACATCCACATCGACCAATGATCTCTGTCGCATCGACTGGCGTGCTGTATCAACAGCTGCGCCATGGTGCACCGTTTGATATATTTTTCGCTGCGGACATTCGTCGCCCGCAATTATTAGAGCAGCAAGGCCTGATTGAAGAGCATCATCGAAAAACATACGCAATAGGCCAAATAGCGCTTTGGTCCAATACCCAAAAAGGGCCTATTAGTTTAGCCGATTTACAAGATTACAAAGGCCGAATCGCCATGGCGGCGCCCCATCTTGCCCCCTATGGTAATGCCGCCAAACAAGTGCTGGTTAAGCGAAATTTATGGCGATACTTTCATCAACAGTTAATAACGGGCAACAACATTAATCAAACCTATCAGCAGACACTGACAGGCGCCGTCGACTACGGATTTATCTCTTACTCGCAGCTGCTCACATCGACGCAAGGAAATGGCGTATTGATTGATAACAGCCTGCATACGCCGTTAGAACAACAGGTAGTAGTATTAAAAAATGCCGCTAACCTCGAATTGGCGCGTAAGTTTTATCAATATGTGCTGTCAGAACAAGGTCAGAAAATTATTGCCGATTTTGGTTATTTAACTGCTGACAAGGCCACCGATGCTGTACCTGTTAGCGATCAAGCTGATTCGTTACCACCGAATAACGGCACAAAACCAGCAACACAAACAAAAAAAACACAATAA
- the modB gene encoding molybdate ABC transporter permease subunit, which translates to MDYYNEWLALATTLKLAAITTIILVIIGTPLAWWLAQMQSRFKVILEALVALPLVLPPTVLGFYLLLLFSPNYATGSFLQSLTGSSLAFSFTGIVIGSIIYSLPFVVQPLQKAFEQLGDTHIEAATMLGAGPLDRFFNIVVPMTKATFITAASLGFAHTIGEFGVVLMIGGNIEGETRVLSIALFDQVEAMNYQTAHYLAGGLLVGSLLLLAFIYLLNYRAERKIKVAN; encoded by the coding sequence TTGGATTATTACAATGAATGGCTAGCCCTAGCCACAACCCTAAAATTGGCAGCAATAACCACCATTATATTGGTGATTATTGGTACGCCATTGGCATGGTGGCTGGCACAAATGCAGTCACGCTTTAAGGTGATACTGGAAGCCTTAGTCGCCCTACCATTAGTCTTACCACCAACGGTGTTAGGCTTTTATCTACTCTTACTATTTTCGCCTAATTACGCCACAGGTTCGTTTTTACAATCCCTTACGGGCTCGTCATTGGCATTTTCTTTTACCGGTATTGTCATTGGCTCAATCATTTATTCTCTGCCGTTTGTGGTGCAACCATTACAAAAAGCTTTTGAACAGTTAGGTGATACTCATATTGAAGCGGCCACTATGCTCGGTGCAGGCCCTTTAGACAGGTTTTTTAATATTGTCGTGCCAATGACCAAAGCAACCTTTATCACCGCTGCTAGCCTCGGTTTCGCCCATACAATCGGAGAATTTGGTGTGGTGTTAATGATAGGTGGCAATATTGAAGGCGAAACGCGGGTTTTATCCATCGCCCTATTTGATCAGGTCGAAGCGATGAATTACCAGACGGCGCATTATTTAGCCGGCGGGTTATTAGTTGGTTCACTGCTATTGCTGGCGTTTATCTACCTGTTAAATTACCGTGCTGAACGCAAGATTAAGGTGGCCAACTAA
- the modC gene encoding molybdenum ABC transporter ATP-binding protein: MLAIDISLSYPGFKLDFAQHIKVDGITGILGHSGSGKTSLLRIISGLNNDADGQITFSDQVMQDDSTFIAADKRQIGFVFQDARLFPHLNVEQNLAFALKRSRNKGLSLATISKLTKIDALLSRSVDKLSAGEKQRVALARALLSAPKLLLLDEPLSSLDNKSRGEMITLLKDIHQQLSLPMLYVSHSVAEIQQLADDVLVMEQGKVIQMGHVHHVINQLDQSIASSFSQQTSLSLKVQQHLINFGLTQLALIDDNSHDQQGRKQHINLFSNVINQPLGSFTRAYVMASDISITLEKSENSSINNIIAGNISEIRRLSRNLALVYVDVLSNRFAVNISRYSVEKLNLQIGSEVYIQFKASAIRHL; encoded by the coding sequence ATGTTAGCTATTGATATATCGCTCAGCTATCCAGGCTTTAAGCTCGATTTTGCCCAGCACATCAAGGTTGATGGCATAACCGGTATTTTAGGTCATTCTGGATCCGGTAAAACCAGCTTATTACGCATAATCTCGGGCCTTAATAATGACGCAGATGGGCAGATAACTTTTTCTGATCAAGTCATGCAAGATGACTCGACATTTATCGCCGCCGACAAAAGACAGATTGGCTTTGTGTTTCAAGACGCCCGCCTGTTTCCACATCTAAATGTCGAACAAAACCTGGCATTTGCATTAAAGCGCAGCCGAAATAAAGGCTTATCGCTGGCTACAATCAGTAAACTGACCAAAATCGACGCCTTGTTATCACGCAGTGTCGATAAACTGTCTGCCGGAGAGAAGCAACGTGTTGCCTTAGCCAGAGCTCTGTTGAGTGCCCCTAAACTCTTGCTTTTAGATGAACCGTTAAGCTCGCTCGATAACAAGAGTCGTGGGGAAATGATCACCCTGTTAAAAGACATCCACCAGCAATTGTCTCTACCCATGCTATATGTCAGTCATAGCGTTGCTGAGATCCAACAATTGGCGGATGACGTGTTGGTCATGGAACAAGGCAAAGTGATTCAAATGGGCCATGTGCATCACGTTATTAATCAACTTGATCAATCAATTGCCTCATCATTTAGCCAGCAAACATCGTTGTCACTTAAAGTTCAGCAGCATTTAATAAACTTTGGTTTAACACAGTTGGCATTGATTGATGACAACAGCCATGATCAACAGGGCCGAAAACAGCACATCAATCTATTTAGTAACGTTATCAATCAGCCATTAGGCAGCTTTACCCGCGCCTATGTCATGGCAAGTGACATCTCGATTACGTTAGAAAAATCTGAGAACAGTTCAATTAACAATATTATTGCCGGTAACATTAGTGAAATTCGTCGCTTGAGTCGCAACCTTGCGCTGGTTTATGTCGACGTATTGAGCAACCGATTTGCGGTAAACATTTCCCGCTACTCGGTCGAAAAGTTGAATTTGCAGATTGGTTCAGAGGTTTATATTCAATTTAAAGCCTCGGCGATAAGGCATTTATAA
- the rmf gene encoding ribosome modulation factor, translating into MKRQKRDRLERAHSNGYQAGLAGKQRDNCPYQTEEAKMQWLGGWREAINDRNLGLFK; encoded by the coding sequence ATGAAAAGACAGAAGCGTGATCGTCTAGAACGAGCTCATTCTAATGGCTACCAGGCAGGTCTTGCCGGGAAACAAAGAGATAATTGTCCTTACCAAACGGAAGAAGCAAAAATGCAATGGCTAGGCGGCTGGCGTGAAGCGATTAACGATCGAAATTTGGGATTATTCAAGTAA
- a CDS encoding DUF3820 family protein, with the protein MNQQALLDAINTTMPFGKYAGRKLLLLPEPYLVWFNGKGFPNGKLGQQLALIHEVKVNGLESMLMPLLKD; encoded by the coding sequence ATGAATCAACAAGCTTTACTCGACGCGATTAATACGACAATGCCGTTTGGCAAGTACGCAGGTCGTAAACTTTTGTTATTACCTGAGCCTTATTTGGTTTGGTTTAACGGTAAAGGTTTTCCTAACGGCAAACTTGGCCAACAATTGGCGCTTATTCATGAAGTTAAAGTTAACGGCTTAGAGTCGATGTTAATGCCATTGCTTAAAGATTAA
- the msrA gene encoding peptide-methionine (S)-S-oxide reductase MsrA has translation MTTVLSKAYLAGGCFCCIEAPLIRLKGVHHAISGYMGGHVANPSYRDICSGRSGHAEVVEVAYDPSIIGFAELLQVFFTVHDPTQLNRQGNDVGSQYRSAIFPIDNEQQVMAEKMIKELDNNGVLNSSIVTTIEPLQTFYPAENAHQSYFDNNPYQPYCQIIIAPKLQKFAHLFSDKLKP, from the coding sequence ATGACCACGGTTTTATCGAAAGCCTATCTTGCGGGCGGTTGCTTTTGCTGTATTGAAGCACCTTTGATTCGACTTAAAGGTGTACATCATGCCATCTCCGGATACATGGGTGGGCACGTAGCCAACCCAAGTTATCGTGACATTTGCTCTGGTCGTTCTGGCCACGCGGAAGTCGTAGAAGTAGCCTATGACCCTAGCATCATAGGTTTTGCAGAGTTATTGCAGGTATTTTTTACCGTTCATGATCCAACACAACTCAATCGCCAAGGTAACGATGTTGGTAGTCAATATCGCTCTGCTATATTCCCTATTGATAACGAGCAACAGGTAATGGCGGAAAAGATGATTAAAGAACTCGATAACAATGGGGTTTTAAACAGCAGCATTGTTACCACTATCGAACCATTACAAACGTTTTACCCAGCTGAGAATGCACATCAAAGCTATTTTGATAACAACCCATATCAGCCTTACTGCCAGATAATTATCGCCCCTAAGTTACAAAAATTTGCGCACCTGTTTAGTGACAAACTAAAACCTTAA
- a CDS encoding tetratricopeptide repeat protein, with product MTQATVALTPENFQQVVLEESQKKLVLVDFFAEQMPESIELRDMLARKLTGFEQFITLATVDCATQQAIAQQFGIQSLPTAVMVKQGQPVDGIAGAQTEQQLDEFLAKFLPKPEDTLLANGLQALEQGQIGEALSALTQAKALDDKRADITKAFADVSIQVGKLEQAKALLESVLMVDQDSYYQSLMSKLELAEKAGNSPEIQALEKKVLEQPDNVEIKRELAVQYSQVNRQEEALQLLYSLLLGDSSDADSKKLMLDVIAGLAEGDKLATTYRRKLFAMMY from the coding sequence ATGACACAAGCAACCGTTGCTCTGACCCCAGAGAATTTTCAGCAAGTGGTGTTAGAAGAATCACAAAAAAAATTGGTATTAGTCGACTTTTTTGCCGAACAGATGCCAGAGAGTATTGAGCTAAGAGATATGTTAGCTCGCAAGTTAACGGGTTTTGAACAATTTATTACGTTGGCTACCGTTGATTGTGCAACTCAACAAGCGATTGCGCAACAGTTTGGTATTCAGTCTTTACCTACGGCGGTTATGGTAAAGCAAGGCCAACCAGTCGATGGTATTGCCGGTGCTCAGACAGAACAACAACTTGATGAGTTTCTTGCCAAGTTTTTACCTAAGCCAGAAGATACATTATTGGCAAATGGCTTGCAGGCACTTGAACAAGGACAAATAGGCGAGGCGTTATCGGCCTTGACCCAAGCCAAAGCGTTGGATGACAAGCGTGCGGATATTACTAAAGCGTTCGCTGATGTTTCTATTCAAGTCGGTAAGCTAGAACAAGCCAAAGCATTGCTTGAAAGTGTTCTAATGGTTGATCAAGATTCTTACTATCAATCATTGATGTCAAAACTTGAATTGGCTGAAAAAGCCGGAAATTCACCGGAAATTCAAGCACTGGAGAAAAAGGTGCTGGAGCAACCTGATAACGTCGAGATAAAGCGTGAATTGGCGGTACAATATTCTCAAGTGAATCGCCAAGAAGAAGCATTGCAATTGCTTTATAGCTTGTTACTCGGGGACTCAAGTGATGCTGACAGTAAAAAATTAATGCTCGATGTTATCGCCGGACTCGCTGAAGGCGACAAATTGGCGACAACCTATCGTCGCAAACTCTTTGCGATGATGTACTAG
- a CDS encoding LURP-one-related/scramblase family protein produces MKRFQLQQKLFSLAENFKVTDENEQVAYQVSGKLFSIGKRFTLFDAQGRELAQIKQKLMAFRPTFFITFNDGLNIRVRKMFTPLFKSRFVADFDDREVTIMGNFLSHEYQFTEQQQKQEQQLAQVSKSWFSMTDCYGLEVENDDFSAIALAIVIVIDAIHHTGDDG; encoded by the coding sequence ATGAAAAGATTTCAATTACAACAAAAGCTGTTTTCCCTTGCCGAAAACTTCAAGGTAACCGATGAAAATGAGCAAGTCGCTTACCAAGTTAGCGGTAAGCTTTTCTCGATTGGCAAACGTTTTACCTTGTTTGATGCGCAAGGTCGAGAATTAGCTCAGATTAAGCAAAAGCTAATGGCATTTCGGCCAACATTTTTTATCACTTTCAATGACGGACTAAACATACGCGTGAGAAAGATGTTCACACCGCTGTTTAAGTCACGTTTTGTCGCCGACTTTGATGATCGAGAAGTGACTATCATGGGCAATTTCCTCAGCCACGAATATCAATTTACGGAGCAGCAGCAAAAGCAAGAGCAGCAATTGGCGCAAGTCAGTAAAAGTTGGTTTTCGATGACGGATTGTTATGGTCTTGAAGTAGAAAACGATGACTTTAGCGCTATCGCCCTGGCTATTGTGATTGTTATCGATGCGATTCATCACACCGGCGATGATGGTTAA
- a CDS encoding DUF2750 domain-containing protein produces the protein MTEQDLDTYLDTINEEQRLYALTTSEGDWVVCDSDQDFNDVMPLWADAEQAKSFCVEQWQDYQVGEISLEQFLEEWVGDLNEDNVGIGMNWRLDQVGLELNAIDFAKLLVKAL, from the coding sequence ATGACTGAACAAGACCTGGATACCTACTTAGATACCATTAACGAAGAACAACGTCTTTATGCCTTAACAACCAGTGAGGGTGATTGGGTCGTATGTGACTCGGATCAGGACTTCAACGATGTAATGCCTTTATGGGCGGATGCTGAACAAGCAAAAAGCTTTTGTGTCGAACAATGGCAGGATTATCAAGTAGGCGAAATTTCGCTTGAGCAATTTCTTGAAGAATGGGTTGGCGATCTTAATGAAGACAATGTCGGTATTGGCATGAACTGGCGTCTCGATCAAGTTGGCTTAGAACTCAACGCCATCGATTTCGCCAAGCTGTTAGTTAAGGCGCTTTAG
- a CDS encoding class GN sortase — MKYQPVVDIRSLTLSTENDASDRNQTNANSSTSADTTAHTTAHTTAHTRAKKTKQATASAVSSNRPYIRWLIFVMALAFIGNSFYIHAKAYAAQYLLQKAWQKSDTENQHKPWPWFDSLPIAKLILPSLQVEHIVLAGDSGQELAFAPGLHGQAAKPGEAGTVVISAHRDTHFNALQHLNPSEPVLLQDLAGDKYAYQITDIRIVDIEHQQLYLGDHDGLLLITCYPFDSTDANTSLRYVIEAEPVQGSVASQQQLAWNRFDQRIRSQPRHF, encoded by the coding sequence ATGAAATATCAACCCGTCGTCGATATTCGCTCATTAACACTTAGCACTGAAAATGACGCGAGTGACCGCAATCAAACAAACGCAAACTCGAGCACAAGCGCGGATACAACAGCCCATACAACAGCTCATACAACAGCTCATACAAGGGCAAAGAAAACCAAGCAGGCAACAGCGAGCGCAGTGTCATCTAATCGCCCTTATATTCGTTGGCTGATATTTGTTATGGCCTTGGCGTTTATCGGCAATAGTTTTTACATCCATGCCAAGGCGTATGCCGCACAATATTTACTGCAAAAAGCATGGCAGAAAAGTGATACAGAAAACCAGCATAAACCGTGGCCTTGGTTTGATTCATTGCCAATCGCCAAGTTGATTTTGCCAAGCTTGCAGGTTGAACATATCGTCTTGGCTGGGGATTCCGGGCAGGAATTGGCTTTTGCACCTGGTTTACATGGTCAAGCGGCTAAACCTGGTGAGGCGGGTACGGTTGTGATAAGCGCCCATCGAGATACCCACTTTAATGCCTTACAGCACCTGAACCCGTCGGAACCTGTGCTTTTACAAGACTTAGCCGGAGATAAATACGCCTATCAAATTACCGATATTCGCATCGTTGATATTGAGCACCAGCAACTTTACTTAGGCGATCATGATGGCTTGTTATTAATAACCTGCTATCCATTTGATAGCACCGATGCAAATACGTCATTGCGCTATGTTATCGAGGCTGAACCTGTGCAGGGTAGCGTTGCATCGCAACAGCAGTTGGCTTGGAACCGTTTTGACCAACGTATTCGTAGCCAACCGCGGCACTTTTAA